The Yersinia entomophaga nucleotide sequence TTACTGCGATAGCGTCCATCTTACATCGAGTCTCTGGCGTCATTACCTTCGTTGCTGTGGGTATCCTCCTCTGGCTACTGGGTCTGTCTCTCTCGTCCTACGAGGGATTCCTGCAGGCCTCCGCCATCATGAATAGCTTTATTGTTAAATTCATCTTCTGGGGAATTCTCACTGCGCTGGCCTATCACATTGTCGTGGGCATCCGCCACGTATTAATGGATTTTGGCTATCTCGAAGAAAGTTTAGCGGCGGGTACCCGTTCTGCCCAAGTGGCGATGGGCATCACCCTGGTGCTGTCAGTTCTGGCTGGAGTCCTGGTATGGTAAGCAATGCTTCTGCGTTAGGGCGTAATGGTGTACACGACTGGCTGCTTCTGCGCGCGTCTGCGATCGTCATTACCCTATATGTACTCTACATCCTGGGCTTTGTTGCCATTGCCCCGGACATCACCTACGAAATCTGGCGTGGCTTCTTCGCCTCTTCCATCACCAAAGTCTTTACCTTGCTGACGCTGCTGTCGATTCTTGCTCACGCGTGGATCGGGCTGTGGCAGGTATTAACGGACTATATAAAGCCATTAGCGTTGCGTCTGGTCTTACAGCTGGTCGTGGTGATTACGTTATTGGTTTACTTACTGTACGGAACTATTGTGGTGTGGGGAGCTTAAATGAAACTGCCAGTCAGAGAGTTTGACGCTGTTGTTATTGGTGCAGGTGGCGCAGGTATGCGCGCAGCCTTGCAGATTTCTCAAATGGGGTTGTCTTGCGCCCTGATTTCCAAAGTTTTCCCAACCCGTTCTCATACGGTATCTGCGCAGGGCGGTATTACCGTTGCGCTGGGTAACACCCACGAAGATAACTGGGAATGGCATATGTACGACACGGTGAAAGGCTCCGATTATATCGGTGACCAGGACGCCATTGAATATATGTGTAAAACCGGCCCGGAAGCGGTGCTGGAACTCGAACACATGGGGCTGCCGTTCTCTCGTCTGGAAGATGGCTCCATTTATCAGCGCCCGTTTGGTGGCCAATCACTGAACTTCGGCGGCGGTCAGGCGGCACGTACCGCTGCGGCGGCTGACCGTACCGGCCATGCGCTGTTGCACACCCTTTATCAACAAAACCTGAAAAACCATACCACTATCTTCTCCGAGTGGTATGCGCTGGATTTGGTGAAGAATCAGGATGGCGCCTTTGTCGGCTGTACCGCAATCTGTATCGAAACCGGCGAAGTGGTTTATTTCAAAGCTCGCGCGACGGTATTGGCTACCGGCGGAGCAGGGCGTATTTACCAGTCCACAACCAATGCTCACATTAATACCGGCGACGGCGTCGGCATGGCTCTGCGTGCCGGCGTTCCGGTGCAGGACATGGAAATGTGGCAATTCCACCCTACGGGCATCGCGGGTGCTGGCGTACTGGTGACCGAAGGCTGTCGTGGTGAAGGCGGTTATCTGCTGAACAAACACGGTGAACGCTTTATGGAACGCTATGCGCCAAACGCTAAAGATTTGGCCGGTCGCGACGTAGTAGCCCGTTCCATCATGATCGAAATTCGTGAAGGTCGTGGCTGTGACGGTCCTTGGGGCCCACACGCCAAGCTGAAACTGGATCATTTGGGTAAAGATGTTCTGGAGTCCCGTCTGCCGGGCATTCTGGAATTATCCCGCACCTTTGCTCACGTTGATCCGGTTAAAGAGCCGATTCCGGTTATTCCTACCTGCCACTATATGATGGGCGGTATTCCGACCAAAGTGACCGGTCAGGCGATTACCGTGAATGAAAAAGGCGAAGACGTCGTGATTCCGGGTCTGTTTGCCGTCGGTGAGATTGCCTGCGTATCCGTCCATGGTGCAAACCGTCTGGGCGGCAACTCGCTGCTGGATCTGGTGGTATTTGGTCGAGCAGCCGGAATGCACTTGCAGGAATCCTTAATGGAGCAAGGGCCAAGCCGTGATGCCAGCGATTCGGATATTGAAGCCTCGTTGGATCGTATGAACCGTTGGAATAACACGCCAAGCGGTGAAGATCCGGTGGAAATCCGTAAAGCCTTACAATCTTGTATGCAGCATAACTTCTCGGTATTCCGTGAAGGTGATGCCATGGCAAAAGGGTTGGAAGAACTGAAAGTGATTCGTGAACGCCTGAAAAATGCGCGTCTGGACGACACTTCCAGCGAATTTAACACCCAGCGTATCGAATGTCTGGAACTGGAAAACTTGATGGAAACAGCGTTTTCCACAGCGGTGTCCGCAAACTTCCGAACCGAAAGTCGCGGTGCTCATAGCCGTTTCGACTTCCCGGAGCGTGACGATGCGAACTGGCTGTGCCACTCGTTGTATCTACCGCAAACCGAGAGCATGACCCGCCGTGAGGTGAACATGCAGCCGAAGCTACGCGCGGCGTTCCCGCCGAAAGTGCGTTCTTACTAACGCGTTTGCCGAGTTAACCCGTTGCGGAGGAGTGAGTCATGAAACTCGAATTTTCGATTTATCGTTATAACCCGGACGTTGATGATGCGCCGCATATGCAGGATTACAGCCTGGAAGCGGAAGAAGGCCGGGATATGATGCTGCTGGATGCGCTAATTCAGCTGAAAGAACAAGATCCTACCCTGTCTTTCCGTCGCTCCTGTCGTGAGGGCGTGTGCGGCTCAGACGGATTGAACATGAACGGTAAAAACGGCCTGGCCTGTATTACGCCGGTTTCGGCGTTAACCAATGGTCGTAAGAAGATTGTTATTCGCCCGTTGCCGGGTTTGCCTGTGGTGCGTGATTTAGTGGTCGATATGGGCCAGTTCTACACCCAATACGAAAAAATTAAGCCTTACCTGCTTAATGACGGCAAAAACCCACCGGCGCGTGAGCATCTGCAATCTCCGGAAGAGAGGGCAAAACTGGATGGTCTGTACGAATGTATCCTGTGCGCCTGCTGCTCAACCTCTTGCCCGTCGTTCTGGTGGAACCCGGATAAGTTCGTTGGACCTGCTGGTTTACTCGCTGCTTATCGCTTCCTGATCGACAGCCGTGATACTGAAACGCAGTCGCGTTTAGACGACCTTAACGATGCTTTCAGTGTCTTCCGTTGTCACAGTATTATGAATTGTGTGAGTGTTTGCCCAAAAGGCCTTAATCCTACTCGCGCAATAGGCCATATTAAGTCTATGTTGTTGCAACGAAGTGCATGATGTGAGTTTATAAACCCGGGGAATAATTTTCCCGGGTGATAATAAAGGTAGGGAATCTCTAAAAGCCGACGCTGTTGTCTGTTTCTAGAGGTTCCTTGAAAGGGACCGATAAGGTCCATAGCAGAACGTGCATTGAGCACGTCGAGTGAACCGTTTTTACGGCAAACCGTTTACTTCACGGTATATATGTTAACCACGGCGAAAACTGAAGCTTCAAAGCTTAAGGGATCATGATGCAGAACGGCGCAATGAAGGCCTGGCTGGATTCCTCCTATCTGGCGGGCGCGAACCAGTCCTACATAGAGCAGCTCTATGAAGATTATTTGACAGATCCTGGTTCCGTTGATGATAGTTGGCGTTCGATTTTTCAACAACTACCTTCTACGGGTGTAAAACCTGATCAATTCCACTCTCAAACGCGTGAGTACTTCCGTCGACTAGCGAAAGATACCACCCGTTATAACTCCGCGATCAACGATCCTGATACTGATGCCAAGCAAGTTAAGGTGTTGCAGTTAATCAACGCCTTCCGCTTCCGCGGCCATCAGCATGCTAATCTCGATCCCCTCGGTTTATGGAAACAGGAAGAGGTGCCAGATCTCGATCCTGCTTACCACAACCTGACTGAAGCAGACTTCCAGAACACCTTCAACGTGGGTTCTTTTGCCATCGGCAAGGAAACCATGAAGTTGGCCGATCTGTATGCCGCACTGAAACAGACCTATTGCGGGTCTATCGGTGCCGAGTACATGCATATCACCAACACTGAAGAGAAACGCTGGATTCAGCAACGTATCGAATCTGTCGTAGGGAAACCAACGTTCAGTGATGAAGAGAAACGTCGTTTCCTGAGCGAACTGACCGCTGCGGAAGGGTTGGAGCGTTATCTGGGAGCCAAATTCCCTGGTGCCAAACGATTCTCGCTGGAAGGCGGCGATTCGCTGGTGACCATGTTGAAAGAGATGATCCGTCACGCAGGTAAAAACGGGACTCGCGAAGTCGTACTGGGGATGGCGCACCGTGGCCGCCTGAACGTCCTGATTAACGTGCTGGGTAAAAAACCGGAAGATTTGTTCGATGAATTTGCCGGTAAACATAAAGAACATCTGGGTACGGGTGACGTTAAATATCACCAGGGTTTCTCCTCCGATGTAGAAACTGAAGGCGGCCTGGTTCATCTGGCGCTGGCCTTTAACCCGTCTCATTTGGAAATCGTTAGCCCGGTTGTCATCGGTTCCGTTCGCGCCCGCCGCGATCGTCTGGATAAAGCTCGCAGCAATATGGTTCTGCCAATCACCATTCATGGTGATGCGGCGATTACCGGTCAGGGCGTGGTTCAGGAAACTCTGAACATGTCGCAGGCTCGTGGTTATGAAGTTGGCGGCACCGTTCGCATCGTCATCAACAACCAGATTGGTTTCACTACTTCCAATCCGCAAGATGCCCGTTCGACGCAGTACTGTACCGATATCGCGAAAATGGTGCAGGCGCCGATTTTCCACGTCAATGCTGATGATCCGGAAGCCGTGGCGTTTGTAACCCGTCTGGCGTTGGATTTCCGTAACACCTTTAAACGTGACGTGATGATCGATCTGGTCTGCTATCGCCGCCACGGCCATAACGAAGCCGATGAGCCAAGCGCAACTCAGCCAGTGATGTATCAGAAGATCAAAAAACACCCGACGCCGCGCAAAATCTATGCTGACAAGCTGACTGAGCAAAAAATTGCCAGCCTGGAAGATGCCACGGAAATGGTCAACCTGTATCGCGATGCGTTGGATCACGGAGATTGCGTGGTTGAAGAATGGCGTCCGATGAACCTGCAATCCTTCACTTGGTCACCGTATCTGAACCACGAGTGGGATGAAGAATATCCGAGCAAAGTTGAGATGAAACGCCTGCAAGAGCTGGCGCGTCGTATCAGCCAGGCGCCGGACGCTATCGAAATGCAGTCTCGCGTAGCGAAAATCTACGGTGACCGCGCTGAAATGGCCGCAGGCAACAAACCGTTCGATTGGGGCGCTGCTGAAACTCTGGCCTACGCCACGCTGGTAGATGAAGGTATTCCGATTCGTCTTTCCGGTGAAGATGCGGGGCGCGGTACCTTCTTCCACCGTCACGCAGTGATTCATAACCAGAAAAACGGCTCGGTGTATGTGCCTTTGGCAAATATTCACAGCGGTCAGGGTGATTTCACCGTTTGGGATTCCGTTCTATCAGAAGAAGCGGTACTGGCCTTCGAATACGGTTACGCTACCGCAGAACCGCGTACCCTGACTATCTGGGAAGCGCAGTTCGGTGACTTTGCCAACGGTGCTCAGGTGGTTATCGATCAGTTCATCAGTTCCGGCGAGCAGAAATGGGGCCGTATGTGTGGTCTGGTTATGCTGTTGCCGCATGGTTACGAAGGTCAGGGTCCGGAGCACTCCTCCGCCCGTCTGGAACGCTATCTGCAACTGTGTGCCGAACAAAATATGCAGGTGTGCATTCCTTCTACGCCAGCTCAGGTTTACCACATGCTGCGCCGTCAGGCTCTGCGTGGGATGCGCCGTCCGCTGGTCGTCATGTCACCGAAATCCTTACTGCGCCATCCGTTGGCTGTGTCTTCTCTGGATGAACTGGCTAACGGTACTTTCCTGCCGGCAATCGGTGAAATCGACGAATTGGATCCGAAAGCGGTGAAACGCGTAGTGATGTGCTCTGGCAAGGTCTACTACGATCTGCTGGAACAGCGTCGCAAGAACGATCAGAAAGATGTCGCTATTGTACGTATCGAGCAGCTTTATCCATTCCCGCATCAGGCAGTTCAAGCGGTTCTGGAACAGTATGCCCACGTTCATGACTTTGTCTGGTGTCAGGAAGAGCCTCTGAACCAGGGTGCCTGGTATTGCAGCCAACATAACTTCCGTGAAGTGATTCCTTTTGGTTCCTCTTTACGCTATGCCGGCCGTCCGGCCTCTGCCTCTCCGGCGGTAGGTTATATGTCTGTACACCAGAAACAACAGCAAAGTTTGGTTAATGACGCGTTGAACGTCGAATAGCTAATTGTTTAAAACACAAGGGATAGATAATGAGTAGCGTAGATATTCTGGTTCCTGACCTACCTGAATCCGTCGCGGATGCGACAGTGGCCACCTGGCATAAAAAACCGGGCGACAGCGTTCAACGTGACGAAGTCCTGGTAGAAATCGAAACTGACAAAGTTGTGCTTGAAGTTCCCGCCAGCGAAGCAGGGATTCTGGACTCTATTCTGGAAGACGAAGGCGCAACCGTGCTTTCTCGCCAGATTCTGGGTCGAATCCGTCCGGGCGATAGCTCAGGTAAACCGACAGAAGAGAAGATCCAGAGCAAAGAATCCACCCCTGCTCAACGTCAAACCGCCAGTTTGGAAGAAGAGAGCAATGACGCCCTCAGCCCGGCGATTCGCCGCCTGATTGCAGAACATTCTCTTGATGCCAGCGCTATTAAAGGCAGCGGTGTCGGTGGTCGTATTACCCGTGAAGACGTGGAACAACACCTGGCGAACAAACCGGCAGCGCCGAAAGCCGCCGAAGCCAAAGTGGAAGTTGCCGCACCTGCATTGGGCAGCCGCAGTGAAAAACGTGTACCAATGACCCGCTTGCGTAAACGCGTGGCCGAGCGTCTGCTGGAAGCGAAAAACAGCACTGCCATGTTGACGACTTTCAACGAAATCAACATGCAGCCGATCATGGATCTGCGCAAGCAGTACGGTGAGGCTTTCGAAAAACGTCACGGTGTACGTTTGGGCTTTATGTCCTTCTACATCAAAGCGGTAGTTGAAGCCCTGAAACGTTATCCAGAAGTGAACGCTTCTATCGATGGCGAAGACGTGGTTTATCACAACTACTTCGACGTTAGCATCGCTGTTTCTACTCCACGTGGCCTGGTTACACCGGTTCTGCGTGATGTAGACACACTGGGCATGGCTGATATCGAGAAGAAAATCAAAGAACTGGCTGTTAAAGGCCGCGATGGCAAACTGAAAGTGGAAGAACTGACCGGCGGTAACTTCACTATTACCAACGGCGGCGTGTTCGGCTCCTTGATGTCGACTCCGATCATTAACCCACCACAAAGCGCGATCCTTGGTATGCATGCCATTAAAGATCGTCCAATGGCGGTAAATGGTCAGGTAGTGATCTTGCCAATGATGTACCTGGCGCTCTCTTACGATCACCGTTTGATCGATGGCCGTGAATCTGTCGGCTATTTGGTTACGGTGAAAGAGATGCTGGAAGACCCAGCACGCCTGTTGCTCGACGTATAAAAAAGATAACGGTTAAAGGCTGCCTGACGGTTGGGGAATATCCCGATCTGTCAGGCTCCTGACGCCATAAATCTAGTGTTAAAAAACCTATGTGTTAACAAAAACCTATGTGCTAATTGCGGTCGATCCCAGGGTCGGCATTATCCAGACACTGCGGGGCTCGTCCCGTCTAC carries:
- the odhB gene encoding 2-oxoglutarate dehydrogenase complex dihydrolipoyllysine-residue succinyltransferase, with product MSSVDILVPDLPESVADATVATWHKKPGDSVQRDEVLVEIETDKVVLEVPASEAGILDSILEDEGATVLSRQILGRIRPGDSSGKPTEEKIQSKESTPAQRQTASLEEESNDALSPAIRRLIAEHSLDASAIKGSGVGGRITREDVEQHLANKPAAPKAAEAKVEVAAPALGSRSEKRVPMTRLRKRVAERLLEAKNSTAMLTTFNEINMQPIMDLRKQYGEAFEKRHGVRLGFMSFYIKAVVEALKRYPEVNASIDGEDVVYHNYFDVSIAVSTPRGLVTPVLRDVDTLGMADIEKKIKELAVKGRDGKLKVEELTGGNFTITNGGVFGSLMSTPIINPPQSAILGMHAIKDRPMAVNGQVVILPMMYLALSYDHRLIDGRESVGYLVTVKEMLEDPARLLLDV
- the sdhA gene encoding succinate dehydrogenase flavoprotein subunit — encoded protein: MKLPVREFDAVVIGAGGAGMRAALQISQMGLSCALISKVFPTRSHTVSAQGGITVALGNTHEDNWEWHMYDTVKGSDYIGDQDAIEYMCKTGPEAVLELEHMGLPFSRLEDGSIYQRPFGGQSLNFGGGQAARTAAAADRTGHALLHTLYQQNLKNHTTIFSEWYALDLVKNQDGAFVGCTAICIETGEVVYFKARATVLATGGAGRIYQSTTNAHINTGDGVGMALRAGVPVQDMEMWQFHPTGIAGAGVLVTEGCRGEGGYLLNKHGERFMERYAPNAKDLAGRDVVARSIMIEIREGRGCDGPWGPHAKLKLDHLGKDVLESRLPGILELSRTFAHVDPVKEPIPVIPTCHYMMGGIPTKVTGQAITVNEKGEDVVIPGLFAVGEIACVSVHGANRLGGNSLLDLVVFGRAAGMHLQESLMEQGPSRDASDSDIEASLDRMNRWNNTPSGEDPVEIRKALQSCMQHNFSVFREGDAMAKGLEELKVIRERLKNARLDDTSSEFNTQRIECLELENLMETAFSTAVSANFRTESRGAHSRFDFPERDDANWLCHSLYLPQTESMTRREVNMQPKLRAAFPPKVRSY
- the sdhD gene encoding succinate dehydrogenase membrane anchor subunit encodes the protein MVSNASALGRNGVHDWLLLRASAIVITLYVLYILGFVAIAPDITYEIWRGFFASSITKVFTLLTLLSILAHAWIGLWQVLTDYIKPLALRLVLQLVVVITLLVYLLYGTIVVWGA
- the sucA gene encoding 2-oxoglutarate dehydrogenase E1 component — protein: MQNGAMKAWLDSSYLAGANQSYIEQLYEDYLTDPGSVDDSWRSIFQQLPSTGVKPDQFHSQTREYFRRLAKDTTRYNSAINDPDTDAKQVKVLQLINAFRFRGHQHANLDPLGLWKQEEVPDLDPAYHNLTEADFQNTFNVGSFAIGKETMKLADLYAALKQTYCGSIGAEYMHITNTEEKRWIQQRIESVVGKPTFSDEEKRRFLSELTAAEGLERYLGAKFPGAKRFSLEGGDSLVTMLKEMIRHAGKNGTREVVLGMAHRGRLNVLINVLGKKPEDLFDEFAGKHKEHLGTGDVKYHQGFSSDVETEGGLVHLALAFNPSHLEIVSPVVIGSVRARRDRLDKARSNMVLPITIHGDAAITGQGVVQETLNMSQARGYEVGGTVRIVINNQIGFTTSNPQDARSTQYCTDIAKMVQAPIFHVNADDPEAVAFVTRLALDFRNTFKRDVMIDLVCYRRHGHNEADEPSATQPVMYQKIKKHPTPRKIYADKLTEQKIASLEDATEMVNLYRDALDHGDCVVEEWRPMNLQSFTWSPYLNHEWDEEYPSKVEMKRLQELARRISQAPDAIEMQSRVAKIYGDRAEMAAGNKPFDWGAAETLAYATLVDEGIPIRLSGEDAGRGTFFHRHAVIHNQKNGSVYVPLANIHSGQGDFTVWDSVLSEEAVLAFEYGYATAEPRTLTIWEAQFGDFANGAQVVIDQFISSGEQKWGRMCGLVMLLPHGYEGQGPEHSSARLERYLQLCAEQNMQVCIPSTPAQVYHMLRRQALRGMRRPLVVMSPKSLLRHPLAVSSLDELANGTFLPAIGEIDELDPKAVKRVVMCSGKVYYDLLEQRRKNDQKDVAIVRIEQLYPFPHQAVQAVLEQYAHVHDFVWCQEEPLNQGAWYCSQHNFREVIPFGSSLRYAGRPASASPAVGYMSVHQKQQQSLVNDALNVE
- a CDS encoding succinate dehydrogenase iron-sulfur subunit produces the protein MKLEFSIYRYNPDVDDAPHMQDYSLEAEEGRDMMLLDALIQLKEQDPTLSFRRSCREGVCGSDGLNMNGKNGLACITPVSALTNGRKKIVIRPLPGLPVVRDLVVDMGQFYTQYEKIKPYLLNDGKNPPAREHLQSPEERAKLDGLYECILCACCSTSCPSFWWNPDKFVGPAGLLAAYRFLIDSRDTETQSRLDDLNDAFSVFRCHSIMNCVSVCPKGLNPTRAIGHIKSMLLQRSA
- the sdhC gene encoding succinate dehydrogenase cytochrome b556 subunit is translated as MGKTVKKQRPVNLDLQTIRFPVTAIASILHRVSGVITFVAVGILLWLLGLSLSSYEGFLQASAIMNSFIVKFIFWGILTALAYHIVVGIRHVLMDFGYLEESLAAGTRSAQVAMGITLVLSVLAGVLVW